The DNA sequence GCACTGGCCCAGAACCACGAGCGCCTGGACATCCGTCGCCTGGCGCTCCAGCGCCTGGCCATCAACGCCCAGCGCCCGCAGGTGGACCGATTTAACCCCAATCCCACCACGGAGCTGCGCGAAGTCAACCGCGCCATTGCTGCCGAAAACAACGAGCTGCGCTCCTGGACGGTGCCCCAGGATGTGACCGAGGCCGACATCGAGGAGATGCTCTCCGAGAAGTGGGTCCCCTGGTACAACGAGCACCAGGATCGCTTTGAGTACTCGGGCACTGAGAAGATCGGCATCTTCTTTCTGGACACCCGCTTTGCGAAGTACTGGGAGAACCTGCTCAAGCTCGACTTCGGGGTAAGCACCGTCGACCGCCGCCCGGTCTTTGACACCGTGATGCAGAAGCTGCCTTACACAATGACGCTGAGCTTTTTGTCGATCCTCATCGCCTACATCATCAGCGTCCCGCTGGGCATCTGGAGCGCCTACAATCAGAACACCAAGCGCGACCAGGTGGTCACCATCGCGCTCTTCGTGTTCTACAGCCTCCCGAGCTTCTTTACCGCGGTCTTGCTCATCGAATTCTTCGCGGTAGGTCGCCCCTTCTCCTGGTTCCCCGCCGGTGGATTTATCGGTGATGGTTCCGGCGAGATGGAGGTCCTGGAGCAAATCGGCTCGATCGGCTGGCATATCTTCCTGCCCCTGATCTGCCTGACCTACGGCTCCCTGGCCGCCCTGAGCCGCTACGCACGCACCGGCCTCCTCGACGTGATTCGCGCCGACTACATCCGCACCGCCCGGGCCAAAGGACTCGCCGAGTCGATGGTCGTCCTTAAGCACGCGGTGCGAAACGGCATGATTCCGATTCTGACCCTTCTGGGCACCCTGCTTCCCGCCCTGGTCAGCGGTTCGATCGTCATTGAGTTCATCTTCAACATCCCGGGCATCGGGCTCTACCTCTACGAAAGCATCTACATGTACGACTACAACGCGATCATGGCCTGTCTGCTGATGTCGACAGTGCTGACGCTTGTCGGGTTGCTCTTCTCCGATATCAGCTACGCGCTGGTCGACCCGCGCATCACTTTCGACTGAGCCCCGCGGCCCCCTTGTACGGTCGGAAGCCCTCGCCCACGAGGCCTTCCGACCCGCACCTAACGTTGGACAGGCAACGATGACCTCCACCAAATCTTCCTCTCGCCCCCCACGCCCTGAGTACAAGACCTACGGGCAGATCGTCTGGGGGCAGTTTAAGAAGTATCGGCTCAGCTACTACAGCATCTACGGCCTGTTGGGCCTCTTCGTGCTGGCCATGGTCGCGCCGGTTCTGGCGATGAACGTGCCCTTCTACATGCACGTTCCCGAAAGCGTGACGGCGTATCCACAGTTTTCCGGCACCACCAGCTTCCCCTGGTTTAAAGCGCTCTTCGACCAGAACTTCTTCGACAGCGGCGTCGATATCTTCTTCAACTTCTTGCTCTTCTACGTCCCGGCCGGCCTGCTGGGCTGGACGGTGACCGCACGCGTCAAAAAGGGGCTCAGCGATACCGAGCGTCAGCGTCTTCGCTCCCGATTTATCGGCATCGTCTCGCTGGTGGGGCTGATCCTCTTCTGCGTGGTTTACTTCGCAAAGTTCCGCCAGCCCTACGTGGACTACGCCTCGGTGGCCGCGCTGGATGGCACCAACGTCATCTTCCCGCTGATCGAGTACTCCTACCGGGACATCGATCTGATGGCGGTCAGCCAGGGCCCGAGCCTGGAGCACCTCCTGGGAACCGACCGCGAGGGCCGCGACGTCTTCACGCGCCTGATCTACGGTACGCGCATCTCGCTCACCATCGGGGTGGTCGCGGTGAGCATTTACACCTCCATCGGCCTGGTGCTGGGAAGCCTGGCCGGCTTCTTCGGGGGCCGCGTCGACAGCATCATTCTTCGTATGATCGAAATTATGATGTGCTTCCCGGTGCTTTTCCTCATCCTGACCCTGGCCGGGTTCATTGAGGAGCCGTCGATCTTCCACATCATGCTGATCATCGGCCTCACCGGCTGGACCGGCATCGCCCGCCTGGTACGCGGGGAGTTTCTGCGCCTGCGCAATCAGGACTTTGTGCAGGCGGCGATCGCGCTGGGCTTTACCCAGGCGCGCATCATCTTCCGCCACGTGCTGCCAAACGCGGTGCAGCCGGTCTTTGTCTCGGCGACCTTCGGGGTGGCCGGTGCTATCCTGATCGAGGCCACGTTGAGCTTTCTGGGCGTGGGCCCGGCCAACGCGCCGAGCTGGGGTCAGATCCTGACCAGCGGTCGCAACACCCAGCAGATGACCCTGATCCTGAGCTCGGGCTTTGCGATCTTTTTGACCATCAGCCTTCTCAACCTCATCGGCGAGGGGCTGCGCGACGCCACCGACCCCAAACTTCGTAAGTAAGAGCGGACTCCATGGCCAACGATAGCAACAAAACGAGCGCGTCCGACGACGTGATCCTCAAGGTCGACGGGCTCAAGACCTACTTCTTCACCGACGACGGCGTCCTGCCCTCGGTCGACGGCGTGAGCTTCGAGATCAAGCGCGGGCGTACGCTCGGGCTGGTCGGTGAATCGGGCTCCGGCAAATCGGTGACCTCCCTGAGTGTCCTGCGGCTGATTCCGCAGCCTCCCGGAAAGATCGTCGATGGCGAGATCAACTTCCAGGGCACCGATCTGACCAAGCTCACCGAAGCTCAGATGCGCAAGATTCGGGGCAATGACATCTCCATGATCTTCCAGGAGCCGATGACCAGCCTCAATCCGGTCTACACGGTCGGCAATCAGATCATTGAGGCCATCCTGCTCCACCAGGATATGGAGTATGCCGAGGCGCGCGCCTACGCGATCGACATGCTCGCCAAAGTAGGCATCCCCGCCCCCGAACAGCGCATCGACGAGTATCCTCACCAGATGAGCGGGGGGATGAAGCAGCGCGTGATGATCGCCATGGCGCTCTCCAGTAAGCCCCAACTGCTCATCGCCGACGAACCCACCACCGCGCTGGACGTGACCATTCAGGCTCAGATTCTGGAGTTGTTGAAGTCACTGCAGGCCGAAGTGGGCATGTCGATTCTGTTCATCACCCACGATCTGGGGGTGGTGGCCGAGACCTGTGACGATGTGGCGGTGATGTACGCCGGACGCATCGTGGAATACGGCGATGTGTTCACCGTCTTCGAGAAGCCGGCACACCCCTATACGATCGGTCTCTTTAA is a window from the Lujinxingia litoralis genome containing:
- a CDS encoding ABC transporter permease, whose translation is MFTYILKRVLMMIPTFAIISLIIFLVLNLAPGDPAAASNPDGTETVSQDARESYRIFKEQFNLDKPILLNTRFNLHIDDVEPQLRTVADFQRPVCAEGQPADLSCTPADERPSSGDIIAAQEYVENLGGYAVPHLLALAQNHERLDIRRLALQRLAINAQRPQVDRFNPNPTTELREVNRAIAAENNELRSWTVPQDVTEADIEEMLSEKWVPWYNEHQDRFEYSGTEKIGIFFLDTRFAKYWENLLKLDFGVSTVDRRPVFDTVMQKLPYTMTLSFLSILIAYIISVPLGIWSAYNQNTKRDQVVTIALFVFYSLPSFFTAVLLIEFFAVGRPFSWFPAGGFIGDGSGEMEVLEQIGSIGWHIFLPLICLTYGSLAALSRYARTGLLDVIRADYIRTARAKGLAESMVVLKHAVRNGMIPILTLLGTLLPALVSGSIVIEFIFNIPGIGLYLYESIYMYDYNAIMACLLMSTVLTLVGLLFSDISYALVDPRITFD
- a CDS encoding ABC transporter permease, with product MTSTKSSSRPPRPEYKTYGQIVWGQFKKYRLSYYSIYGLLGLFVLAMVAPVLAMNVPFYMHVPESVTAYPQFSGTTSFPWFKALFDQNFFDSGVDIFFNFLLFYVPAGLLGWTVTARVKKGLSDTERQRLRSRFIGIVSLVGLILFCVVYFAKFRQPYVDYASVAALDGTNVIFPLIEYSYRDIDLMAVSQGPSLEHLLGTDREGRDVFTRLIYGTRISLTIGVVAVSIYTSIGLVLGSLAGFFGGRVDSIILRMIEIMMCFPVLFLILTLAGFIEEPSIFHIMLIIGLTGWTGIARLVRGEFLRLRNQDFVQAAIALGFTQARIIFRHVLPNAVQPVFVSATFGVAGAILIEATLSFLGVGPANAPSWGQILTSGRNTQQMTLILSSGFAIFLTISLLNLIGEGLRDATDPKLRK
- a CDS encoding ABC transporter ATP-binding protein, which gives rise to MANDSNKTSASDDVILKVDGLKTYFFTDDGVLPSVDGVSFEIKRGRTLGLVGESGSGKSVTSLSVLRLIPQPPGKIVDGEINFQGTDLTKLTEAQMRKIRGNDISMIFQEPMTSLNPVYTVGNQIIEAILLHQDMEYAEARAYAIDMLAKVGIPAPEQRIDEYPHQMSGGMKQRVMIAMALSSKPQLLIADEPTTALDVTIQAQILELLKSLQAEVGMSILFITHDLGVVAETCDDVAVMYAGRIVEYGDVFTVFEKPAHPYTIGLFNSLPTIETGGTRGREDRLYVIPGMVPRPQDFPTGCRFRTRCKYATEKCAELPPTRELEPGHRVACWYADEVRAGTKATTDGASAADGSVLPDETSAEVSR